A genomic window from Accipiter gentilis chromosome 1, bAccGen1.1, whole genome shotgun sequence includes:
- the BZW1 gene encoding eIF5-mimic protein 2 isoform X1, with the protein MNNQKPQKPTLSGQRFKTRKRDEKERFDPTQFQDCIIQGLTETGTDLEAVAKFLDASGAKLDYRRYAETLFDILVAGGMLAPGGTLADDMTRTNVCVFAAQEDLETMQAFAQVFNKLIRRYKYLEKGFEDEVKKLLLFLKGFSESERNKLAMLTGILLANGTLNASILNSLYNENLVKEGVSAAFAVKLFKSWINEKDINAVAVSLRKVNMDNRLMELFPANKQSVEHFSKYFTEAGLKELSEYVRNQQTIGARKELQKELQEQMSRGDPFKDIILYVKEEMKKNNISEQTVVAIIWSSVMSTVEWNKKEELVAEQAIKHLKQYSPLLAAFTTQGQSELTLLLKIQEYCYDNIHFMKAFQKIVVLFYKAEVLSEEPILKWYKDAHLAKGKSVFLEQMKKFVEWLKNAEEESESEAEEGD; encoded by the exons ATGAATAATCAAAAGCCGCAGAAGCCGACGCTATCGGGCCAGCGTTTTAAAACTAGGAAAAGAG ATGAAAAAGAGAGGTTTGACCCTACTCAGTTCCAGGACTGTATTATTCAAGGTTTAACCGAAACCGGCACTGACTTGGAGGCAGTAGCAAAGTTTCTTGATGCTTCTGGTGCAAAACTTGACTATCGCCGCTATGCGGAAACGCTTTTTGACATCCTGGTGGCTGGTGGAATGCTGG CCCCAGGTGGTACCCTGGCAGATGACATGACACGCACAAACGTCTGTGTATTTGCAGCACAGGAAGACCTAGAAACCATGCAAGCATTTGCTCAG GTTTTTAACAAGCTAATCAGGCGTTACAAGTACCTGGAGAAAGGCTTTGAAGATGAAGTCAAAAAG TTGCTGCTGTTCCTGAAAGGGTTCTCAGAGTCTGAGCGGAACAAACTGGCCATGTTGACGGGTATTCTGCTAGCCAATGGGACACTTAATGCGTCAATTCTCAACAGTCTTTACAATGAGAACTTGGTTAAAGAAG GTGTTTCTGCAGCTTTTGCAGTCAAGCTGTTCAAATCCTGGATAAATGAGAAAGATATTAATGCAGTGGCTGTCAGTCTTCGTAAAGTAAACATGGATAACAGGCTGATG GAACTCTTCCCAGCCAACAAACAAAGTGTTGAACACTTCTCCAAGTACTTCACTGAAGCGGGACTAAAAGAACTTTCCGAATATGTTAGGAACCAGCAAACCATAGGGGCTCggaaagagctgcagaaagaacTTCAGGAGCAGATGTCACGGGGAGATCCATTCAAGGAT ATAATCTTGTACGTGAAGgaggagatgaagaaaaacaacatcTCAGAACAGACTGTGGTAGCCATAATCTGGTCAAGTGTAATGAGCACAGTGGAATGGAACAAAAAGGAGGAGCTGGTAGCAGAGCAAGCCATTAAGCACTTGAAG CAATACAGCCCTCTACTTGCTGCCTTTACTACCCAAGGTCAGTCAGAGCTGACTCTTCTGTTGAAGATTCAGGAGTACTGTTATGACAACATTCACTTCATGAAGGCCTTCCAGAAAATAGTGGTGCTCTTCTATAAAG CTGAAGTTCTGAGCGAAGAACCCATCCTGAAGTGGTATAAAGATGCTCATCTTGCAAAAGGAAAGAGCGTTTTTCTGGAGCAAATGAAAAAGTTTGTTGAATGGCTCAAGAATGCTGAAGAAG AGTCGGAGTCTGAAGCAGAAGAGGGTGACTGA
- the BZW1 gene encoding eIF5-mimic protein 2 isoform X2, which yields MLLVQNLTIAAMRKRFLTSWWLVECWPQVFNKLIRRYKYLEKGFEDEVKKLLLFLKGFSESERNKLAMLTGILLANGTLNASILNSLYNENLVKEGVSAAFAVKLFKSWINEKDINAVAVSLRKVNMDNRLMELFPANKQSVEHFSKYFTEAGLKELSEYVRNQQTIGARKELQKELQEQMSRGDPFKDIILYVKEEMKKNNISEQTVVAIIWSSVMSTVEWNKKEELVAEQAIKHLKQYSPLLAAFTTQGQSELTLLLKIQEYCYDNIHFMKAFQKIVVLFYKAEVLSEEPILKWYKDAHLAKGKSVFLEQMKKFVEWLKNAEEESESEAEEGD from the exons ATGCTTCTGGTGCAAAACTTGACTATCGCCGCTATGCGGAAACGCTTTTTGACATCCTGGTGGCTGGTGGAATGCTGG CCCCAG GTTTTTAACAAGCTAATCAGGCGTTACAAGTACCTGGAGAAAGGCTTTGAAGATGAAGTCAAAAAG TTGCTGCTGTTCCTGAAAGGGTTCTCAGAGTCTGAGCGGAACAAACTGGCCATGTTGACGGGTATTCTGCTAGCCAATGGGACACTTAATGCGTCAATTCTCAACAGTCTTTACAATGAGAACTTGGTTAAAGAAG GTGTTTCTGCAGCTTTTGCAGTCAAGCTGTTCAAATCCTGGATAAATGAGAAAGATATTAATGCAGTGGCTGTCAGTCTTCGTAAAGTAAACATGGATAACAGGCTGATG GAACTCTTCCCAGCCAACAAACAAAGTGTTGAACACTTCTCCAAGTACTTCACTGAAGCGGGACTAAAAGAACTTTCCGAATATGTTAGGAACCAGCAAACCATAGGGGCTCggaaagagctgcagaaagaacTTCAGGAGCAGATGTCACGGGGAGATCCATTCAAGGAT ATAATCTTGTACGTGAAGgaggagatgaagaaaaacaacatcTCAGAACAGACTGTGGTAGCCATAATCTGGTCAAGTGTAATGAGCACAGTGGAATGGAACAAAAAGGAGGAGCTGGTAGCAGAGCAAGCCATTAAGCACTTGAAG CAATACAGCCCTCTACTTGCTGCCTTTACTACCCAAGGTCAGTCAGAGCTGACTCTTCTGTTGAAGATTCAGGAGTACTGTTATGACAACATTCACTTCATGAAGGCCTTCCAGAAAATAGTGGTGCTCTTCTATAAAG CTGAAGTTCTGAGCGAAGAACCCATCCTGAAGTGGTATAAAGATGCTCATCTTGCAAAAGGAAAGAGCGTTTTTCTGGAGCAAATGAAAAAGTTTGTTGAATGGCTCAAGAATGCTGAAGAAG AGTCGGAGTCTGAAGCAGAAGAGGGTGACTGA
- the CLK1 gene encoding dual specificity protein kinase CLK1 isoform X1, which produces MRHSRRTNYPDWDKKESPDHGRCDSASKRKKRSLSAAQENKHSKHDLSKLPDSTETKSVNERDHHERRYVEEYRNEYNQGYDTGHHSSKSSGHSGTSSYKRKYKTPHTTCHHHHSQKSHRRKRSRSVEDDEEGHLICQSGDVLSARYEVVATLGEGAFGKVVECIDHKAEDRHVAVKIVKNVDRYSEAARAEIQVLEHLNASDPTSKYSCVQMLEWFEYHGHVCIVFELLGLSTYDFIKENGFLPFRLDHIRQMAYQICKSVNFLHLNKLTHTDLKPENILFVTSDYVEEYNPKLKCDERTLKNPAIKVVDFGSATYDDEYHSTLVSTRHYRAPEVILALGWSQPCDVWSIGCILIEYYLGFTVFPTHDSKEHLAMMERILGPLPNHMIKKSRKRKYFRHDRLDWDEQSSAGKYVSRRCKPLKAFMTCHDSDHEDLFDLIEKMLEYDPAKRITLEEALKHPFFFPLKKEKRALSPVAEADTDVSPPKKYKKL; this is translated from the exons ATGCGGCATTCCAGGCGAACTAATTATCCTGACTGGGATAAAAAAGAAAGTCCGGATCACGGAAGATGTGACAGTGCTAGTAAGAGAAAGAAGAGATCATTAAGTGCTGCACAGGAGAACAAGCACAGCAAACATGATCTTTCTAAACTTCCTGATAG TACCGAAACCAAATCTGTAAATGAAAGAGACCACCATGAACGACGCTATGTTGAAGAATACAGAAACGAGTACAATCAAGGATATGATACTGGGCATCACAGTAGCAAATCATCAGGTCATAGTGGGACAAGTAGTTACAAAAGGAAATACAAGACACCTCACACTACctgtcatcatcatcattcaCAG AAGAGTCATCGAAGGAAAAGATCCAGGAGTGTAGAGGATGATGAGGAGGGTCACCTGATCTGTCAGAGTGGAGACGTACTAAGTGCAAGAT ATGAGGTTGTTGCTACTTTGGGTGAAGGTGCTTTTGGAAAAGTAGTGGAATGCATTGATCACAAAGC GGAAGACAGACACGTAGCTGtgaaaatagtaaaaaatgttGATAGGTACTCCGAAGCAGCTCGTGCAGAAATACAAGTGCTGGAACATTTAAATGCATCGGATCCCACCAGTAAATA TTCCTGTGTCCAGATGTTAGAATGGTTTGAGTACCATGGACATGTCTGCATTGTTTTTGAGCTACTGGGGCTCAGCACCTATGACTTCATTAAAGAGAATGGCTTTCTGCCATTTAGACTGGACCACATTCGACAGATGGCCTATCAGATCTGCAAATCTGTGAACT TTCTGCATTTGAACAAGTTGACACATACAGATctgaaaccagaaaatattttatttgtgacGTCTGACTATGTAGAAGAGTATAACCCCAAACTG AAATGCGATGAACGCACACTCAAAAATCCAGCCATCAAAGTTGTGGACTTTGGAAGCGCAACATACGATGATGAGTATCATAGCACTTTGGTGTCTACAAGACATTACAGAGCTCCTGAAGTTATCCTAG CACTGGGATGGTCACAACCATGTGATGTTTGGAGCATAGGATGCATTCTCATAGAATATTACCTTGGATTCACAGTATTTCCG ACCCATGACAGCAAAGAACACCTGGCAATGATGGAGCGGATACTGGGGCCTTTGCCAAATcacatgattaaaaaaagcag GAAACGCAAATATTTCCGTCATGACCGGCTGGATTGGGATGAACAAAGTTCTGCTGGTAAATATGTCTCGAGACGCTGTAAGCCACTGAAG GCATTCATGACCTGCCACGATTCTGACCACGAGGACCTCTTTGACCTCATTGAAAAGATGTTGGAGTATGACCCAGCCAAGCGCATTACTCTTGAAGAAGCACTGAAacatcctttcttcttcccactgaaaaaggaaaaaagggcgCTGTCTCCTGTAGCTGAGGCTGACACAGATGTCAGTCCaccaaagaaatataaaaaactttaa
- the CLK1 gene encoding dual specificity protein kinase CLK1 isoform X2: MLEWFEYHGHVCIVFELLGLSTYDFIKENGFLPFRLDHIRQMAYQICKSVNFLHLNKLTHTDLKPENILFVTSDYVEEYNPKLKCDERTLKNPAIKVVDFGSATYDDEYHSTLVSTRHYRAPEVILALGWSQPCDVWSIGCILIEYYLGFTVFPTHDSKEHLAMMERILGPLPNHMIKKSRKRKYFRHDRLDWDEQSSAGKYVSRRCKPLKAFMTCHDSDHEDLFDLIEKMLEYDPAKRITLEEALKHPFFFPLKKEKRALSPVAEADTDVSPPKKYKKL; the protein is encoded by the exons ATGTTAGAATGGTTTGAGTACCATGGACATGTCTGCATTGTTTTTGAGCTACTGGGGCTCAGCACCTATGACTTCATTAAAGAGAATGGCTTTCTGCCATTTAGACTGGACCACATTCGACAGATGGCCTATCAGATCTGCAAATCTGTGAACT TTCTGCATTTGAACAAGTTGACACATACAGATctgaaaccagaaaatattttatttgtgacGTCTGACTATGTAGAAGAGTATAACCCCAAACTG AAATGCGATGAACGCACACTCAAAAATCCAGCCATCAAAGTTGTGGACTTTGGAAGCGCAACATACGATGATGAGTATCATAGCACTTTGGTGTCTACAAGACATTACAGAGCTCCTGAAGTTATCCTAG CACTGGGATGGTCACAACCATGTGATGTTTGGAGCATAGGATGCATTCTCATAGAATATTACCTTGGATTCACAGTATTTCCG ACCCATGACAGCAAAGAACACCTGGCAATGATGGAGCGGATACTGGGGCCTTTGCCAAATcacatgattaaaaaaagcag GAAACGCAAATATTTCCGTCATGACCGGCTGGATTGGGATGAACAAAGTTCTGCTGGTAAATATGTCTCGAGACGCTGTAAGCCACTGAAG GCATTCATGACCTGCCACGATTCTGACCACGAGGACCTCTTTGACCTCATTGAAAAGATGTTGGAGTATGACCCAGCCAAGCGCATTACTCTTGAAGAAGCACTGAAacatcctttcttcttcccactgaaaaaggaaaaaagggcgCTGTCTCCTGTAGCTGAGGCTGACACAGATGTCAGTCCaccaaagaaatataaaaaactttaa